From a single Lacerta agilis isolate rLacAgi1 chromosome 3, rLacAgi1.pri, whole genome shotgun sequence genomic region:
- the HEBP2 gene encoding heme-binding protein 2 isoform X2, with protein sequence MSQAASPPRPGCFRLHGERRLKCCYTRRRGLMQGERGRDGRMLKTIKQALFSTGLEMPKWTALPNQASDYEIRQYEPAKWVCTSVKTVDWDSAINTGFTKLFNYIKGKNEKGVKIDMTAPVTCYVQPGAGPFCESTTTVSFYVPPQHQANPPKPSEADVFIEMRPAITVFVRSFGGFANAKKNQDEILALAESLKRDGKTFQEKVYYTAGYDSPFKLLNRHNEVWLIRKS encoded by the exons ATGTCCCAGgccgcctcccctccccgccctggGTGTTTCCGACTCCACGGAGAGCGTCGCCTGAAATGTTGTTACACAAGGCGCCGGGGCCTTATGCAAGGAGAGCGAGGAAGAGACGGAAG AATGCTGAAGACTATAAAACAAGCCCTCTTCTCTACTGGGCTGGAGATGCCCAAATGGACAGCACTGCCAAACCAG gCTTCTGATTATGAAATTCGACAGTATGAACCAGCCAAATGGGTTTGCACATCTGTTAAAACTGTGGACTGGGATTCAGCTATCAATACTGGTTTTACTAAGCTCTTTAATTATATTAAGGGCAAGAATGAAAAAG GAGTAAAGATAGACATGACAGCTCCAGTGACATGCTATGTGCAGCCAGGCGCTGGCCCGTTCTGTGAGTCCACAACAACCGTCTCTTTTTACGTGCCACCTCAACACCAGGCAAATCCACCTAAGCCATCAGAGGCAGATGTCTTCATTGAAATGAGGCCAGCAATTACTGTGTTTGTCAG ATCTTTTGGAGGATTTGCCAATGCTAAAAAGAACCAGGATGAAATACTGGCACTTGCTGAAAGTCTGAAGCGGGATGGAAAAACTTTTCAAGAAAAGGTCTATTATACTGCTGGCTATGATAGTCCATTTAAATTGCTGAACAGACACAATGAAGTTTGGCTTATCAGGAAAAGCTAA
- the HEBP2 gene encoding heme-binding protein 2 isoform X1 codes for MSQAASPPRPGCFRLHGERRLKCCYTRRRGLMQGERGRDGRCCRQTERMLKTIKQALFSTGLEMPKWTALPNQASDYEIRQYEPAKWVCTSVKTVDWDSAINTGFTKLFNYIKGKNEKGVKIDMTAPVTCYVQPGAGPFCESTTTVSFYVPPQHQANPPKPSEADVFIEMRPAITVFVRSFGGFANAKKNQDEILALAESLKRDGKTFQEKVYYTAGYDSPFKLLNRHNEVWLIRKS; via the exons ATGTCCCAGgccgcctcccctccccgccctggGTGTTTCCGACTCCACGGAGAGCGTCGCCTGAAATGTTGTTACACAAGGCGCCGGGGCCTTATGCAAGGAGAGCGAGGAAGAGACGGAAGGTGCTGCCGGCAGACAGAAAG AATGCTGAAGACTATAAAACAAGCCCTCTTCTCTACTGGGCTGGAGATGCCCAAATGGACAGCACTGCCAAACCAG gCTTCTGATTATGAAATTCGACAGTATGAACCAGCCAAATGGGTTTGCACATCTGTTAAAACTGTGGACTGGGATTCAGCTATCAATACTGGTTTTACTAAGCTCTTTAATTATATTAAGGGCAAGAATGAAAAAG GAGTAAAGATAGACATGACAGCTCCAGTGACATGCTATGTGCAGCCAGGCGCTGGCCCGTTCTGTGAGTCCACAACAACCGTCTCTTTTTACGTGCCACCTCAACACCAGGCAAATCCACCTAAGCCATCAGAGGCAGATGTCTTCATTGAAATGAGGCCAGCAATTACTGTGTTTGTCAG ATCTTTTGGAGGATTTGCCAATGCTAAAAAGAACCAGGATGAAATACTGGCACTTGCTGAAAGTCTGAAGCGGGATGGAAAAACTTTTCAAGAAAAGGTCTATTATACTGCTGGCTATGATAGTCCATTTAAATTGCTGAACAGACACAATGAAGTTTGGCTTATCAGGAAAAGCTAA
- the HEBP2 gene encoding heme-binding protein 2 isoform X3: MLKTIKQALFSTGLEMPKWTALPNQASDYEIRQYEPAKWVCTSVKTVDWDSAINTGFTKLFNYIKGKNEKGVKIDMTAPVTCYVQPGAGPFCESTTTVSFYVPPQHQANPPKPSEADVFIEMRPAITVFVRSFGGFANAKKNQDEILALAESLKRDGKTFQEKVYYTAGYDSPFKLLNRHNEVWLIRKS, encoded by the exons ATGCTGAAGACTATAAAACAAGCCCTCTTCTCTACTGGGCTGGAGATGCCCAAATGGACAGCACTGCCAAACCAG gCTTCTGATTATGAAATTCGACAGTATGAACCAGCCAAATGGGTTTGCACATCTGTTAAAACTGTGGACTGGGATTCAGCTATCAATACTGGTTTTACTAAGCTCTTTAATTATATTAAGGGCAAGAATGAAAAAG GAGTAAAGATAGACATGACAGCTCCAGTGACATGCTATGTGCAGCCAGGCGCTGGCCCGTTCTGTGAGTCCACAACAACCGTCTCTTTTTACGTGCCACCTCAACACCAGGCAAATCCACCTAAGCCATCAGAGGCAGATGTCTTCATTGAAATGAGGCCAGCAATTACTGTGTTTGTCAG ATCTTTTGGAGGATTTGCCAATGCTAAAAAGAACCAGGATGAAATACTGGCACTTGCTGAAAGTCTGAAGCGGGATGGAAAAACTTTTCAAGAAAAGGTCTATTATACTGCTGGCTATGATAGTCCATTTAAATTGCTGAACAGACACAATGAAGTTTGGCTTATCAGGAAAAGCTAA